A stretch of the Papaver somniferum cultivar HN1 chromosome 6, ASM357369v1, whole genome shotgun sequence genome encodes the following:
- the LOC113291700 gene encoding uncharacterized protein LOC113291700, translated as MDMKLSQDAAYVKLNKTKNKRYFEDIKPNMQRFKCRVMKLVNEGGLRITGSKWNQNYDQEIIAKFQLGLRHCRFQYIRKCHCFPPKQDFIMFCCDGSTFGNPGTAGFGVVFRDSACQVLGTLTGGIGVASNYLEEAYGIMCALELEIQWSRQNIIVVSDSKTVLAKFAQGRVP; from the exons ATGGATATGAAATTGTCTCAAGATGCTGCATATGTAAAGCTGAACAAGACA AAGAACAAGAGATATTTTGAAGACATTAAGCCAAATATGCAGAGATTTAAATGCAGAGTTATGAAATTAGTGAATGAAGGTGGTTTAAGAATTACAGGATCCAAGTGGAACCAAAACTATGACCAAGAGATAATAGCAAAGTTTCAGTTGGGTCTTAGACATTGCAGGTTTCAGTATATTAGAAAATGTCATTGTTTTCCACCTAAACAAGACTTTATAATGTTCTGTTGTGATGGCTCAACATTTGGAAATCCTGGTACTGCAGGATTTGGTGTTGTATTCAGAGATTCAGCTTGTCAGGTACTTGGTACTCTAACTGGAGGTATTGGTGTAGCTTCAAATTATCTGGAAGAAGCCTATGGAATTATGTGTGCTTTGGAACTGGAAATTCAATGGAGTAGGCAGAATATCATTGTAGTGTCAGACTCAAAAACTGTGCTTGCAAAATTTGCTCAGGGAAGAGTACCATAG